A window of Rosa rugosa chromosome 7, drRosRugo1.1, whole genome shotgun sequence genomic DNA:
AAGCGAAACGTGGCGAGCGGAGATATAGGGGTTCGATTCCGCGAAGACGTCGTGGCCTGAGGTGGCTTGACAAGTGGCACGCTCTCACATTCTGTGGGCTTTGCCTGCGAGCCAGTAAtaaacccctctctctctctctctctctgcttcaCTTAGCTTACCGCGTCCTGAAGAAACAGCACACAACAACTCCATAAGCTTCTTATTCTCTCTCGATCTCTTTTGGTGAAATGGTTTGTTCCGAGACGACGACGCGGTCTTTTGCGAGCTCTTCTTCCGAGGCCGGAGCGGCGGAGGCGGCGTCGTCAGCGTCGTCGTCGGTTTCGGCGGGCGGCGGAGGGGAGGCGGATCCGATGATGGTGAAGGAGGAGctggaggcggcggaggcgctgGCGGATTTGGCGCATTTGGCGATGAGGGAGAATAGCGGCGCTGAATCCGCTGGAAATTGGGGGCTGAAGGGGAAGAGAGCCAAGAAGCGAGTCAAGAGCGAGTCTCCGCCTACGCTGTCCGGTTCGAACCCGGTTCCCGCCTGCCCGGATCTTCCTCAGGTTCGTTTGTGTTAAGCTTTCACTCGTTGTTATCCATTATATTATATTGTGTGTATTCGTTTCTAACtttctatttctatttttttttttttttttaagagaagaaaaggaaaatggctGTTTGTCCAGAATTAGTAAATTCCAAGATTCTGGAGTAAGTAATTGTACGAAAAGGGAACAATTTTGTTCCTAAATTAAGCTTAGATTTTAAGAAAAACCCATGGCTGGACAAAAATGGTGAGTATTTGGTAATTCTGACCAATGAGCCTAGAAACCAGACAATAAAATTTTAACATTAATATGAACCTACGCCTTTTGAGTGTAATTGATCAGATAAGAGGCCAAAATTTAGTGATATTAGCTCTGAAAATGGAGCGAATGATGTACATTGTattggggttttgtccattgtCAATTTGGAAACATTCATTTTCACGTATGCGGACTACACCATCGTCTGGATTTTCCTACTTGTGATTAGTCAGTATGATAATGGAATGAAACTATGTGAAAATTGTACTACCCGAATCTATATGGCTCTATCACCAAATTGCATTATTTTCTGCAGGACTTGAGAAATATTTTTGTCTATAGCAGGATCAAGCAGTAATAGGTCCAGCGCAATGTGAAAGGGTGTGCACAAATGTGGTTGGAGAACCGGTGAAGACTGAGCTGGTTATGAACAAAAAGATTGCAAAGTCCGAGCACGATGTAGAATTGACCACTTCAACTCCTATCTGCACTACAAGTTATCCATCATTTAGCTGCACTAAGTCAAGGCGAAATCTCACTGAGGTACAACAAACTTTTGATCCTTCATTTCCAGTGAGATTATGTGACTACCTTTTCTTTTATAGGTTTAATTAATCTTTTCATATGTTCAGGAGGAAAAAGAAGAACGGAGAATACGCAGAATCTTGGCTAACAGAGAGTCAGCTAGGCAGACAATTCGCCGAAGGCAGGTAAGCTGTTGGTACTCTGCTATTTCCATATCTTAAGCACATCTTTTTGGATCATTTCTGTTCAGACCTCCGAGTAACAAAAGAAAGCTTATAATAAATTAGTTTCCTCTACACAATATTAAACTTGTGCTGATGATAAAATAACAAGtgactattttttatttttatttttttttttacaattggGATATGTTGAAGATGTTCCTAAGTGTAGCCTTGCTGGCAGCTGACATTTGTGTACCAAAATTGTCAACTGTATTCTTATAAATTAGTAAAATTACAACTGCAGCAATCAACCAAATAGccatttgagtttaggttgaAGTATCTACAGAAGTACGAAAGTTGAGGAAACCTTTGCGTCATAATTGGTGTCTTTTTTAGTATCCAATACGAGTACTTTGataatatttttttcattttatgcaTGGAGAATTCTAAGCGTATGTAAACCCTTGGTAAGACAGGAGTATAGGTGCTGGACAAATTATATTCTTGATACAAATTTCTGAAGAGTTTTTTTAATCTGTCCCTTTGTATGCACTGTTTTTTCAAGTTTAGTGTTCCTCAGTATTTAGGTTCCACAACTTCTGCTACACAGAACTATTAAACTATGAGGTGGCTATGAAGTAATATCAAAGATACCTGTGGTCCTGGCGTAAGATCTAGCAATTATAATTGGTCTGTTTGGGCTTAGCAATGATAAGTAATTTTCTGTTGGTAAATCCCAAAATTTTGTGGTTTTTCTTCCCTCTGGTTAAACAATCATATAttacaaataaaaaatacaGGCTGCATTTATTAGTCTCAGGTATAACTGCATGATATGGATGCATTTATATGTGGCTGTGTTGGAAAGTTTGGATTTCATTGCTGTTCAAGTAATGTCTCTGCTAATTGTAATATGACAGTACACCATGTGCCACTTATCTAAATTAAATGAGTCACAAAAAAACATGTATATTGtcaccttttttcttttcctttgtttgttAATCAAATTCCGCTATATATCTAAAGCAGATTGCTTTCTTTGCTATTATTGATACTTTTACAAATAGTGCATCTTTGCTTGTCCACAGGCTTTATGTGAGGATTTGACTAAAAAGGCTGCAGATTTAGCATTGGAGAATGAAAGTCTAAAAAGGGTATGTCTTGGTCCCACATAACTATATTTATCCTCTCACTATTATTTATAACCACCAGTTACTATCTTCATTTTCCGAATATGATTTTCTTGAGCTTATCTAACATCATTTTACTAACTTTATGCACATTTTTGGTGACTTCTTTTACTGAGAAGAAAAAGGATTTGGCCTTAAAACAATATCAGTCTTTGGAAGAAACAAATAGGCTCTTAAAAGTTCAGGTAAGTATGTCTGACTCGGAAGAGATTtataaaattaataaacttCACATGCTTGACATGCTCTTCCATTTGGCAGATGGCTAAGGCGAGAAAAGCAGAGGCTGAGGAAACTCCGGATGAAAATATGTCGGCCTATGTCCAGATACCTTCGTCTTCACCTACGAATCCCCCTTTGTTCTTGTTTAACCGTCCACCATTTGCACCTGTTTTCTGGCCTTCTATCATTCAATCTTCAAATTCCATTCAGTTGCAACAGGTACCACAAAACCCGATGGCCACTCCATCAAACATCTCTTTACCCAGTAATGGTACAGCTGATTCTTCTCATGAACTAGGAAACCCCATAAATGTTAATGGATCAAGAACCCCCTTATATGTATTTCCGTGTCCTTGGTTCTTTCCTCATTTTGATAATGGGAATGGACTCCAACCTCAGTCATCATGCctggaaaataaaaaagaaggagCTTTCTTTAATAATCAGTGCAGTGCTAGTTCATCTTCAAGAACTGCTGCACAGTTGGACAACAACCAGTCCACTTTCCCTGTTAGATTAGACACAGAAGCTTCTGGCTCAATGGAAGCCGGACCAAGAACTGATCTGAATGAAAACCCAGCTCAGTTTCCTCTCGATGGAGGTGATCAACATACAGGCTTTCACCCTAAAGAAAATGGATCTAGAGAGATATTTCTTTCTCCTTTGCTGAACCATGGAGGAGTTGCATCCACTATTATAAAGCATGAGAATGGACTGGAGTCAGATTTCAGTGCAAATACTGAAAAGTCTTTGACAGCGTGCCATCCGTTTTCTTCCTTGCCTGAGAAGAATAGTGAGCCAATCATCTACCCCAGTAGGAAAATAGCGGATGCCATTgcagccgctgaggcacgaaagaggaggaagaaacTTACAAAGCTAAAGAACCTTCATGGCCGTCAGTGTCGAATGCAATGTTAAGCTTTAAGACCAGATGTTGGGCAAGTGAAGTCTCCTGATTTTCATGcgagtctttttattttttaagggcTCCTTGGAGATGGAGAGCAGATCACGTAACCTTAATTATAGAAAGCTTTTGAGTCAATGGAAGAAAAGATGTCAGCCTGTAACTTGGGTACATCTTTGAGGCTTTTGCTTTTACTTCATATGTTGTTTCAGAGATGTTGAAGAACACTGGAAATTTTGGTAACCCATCCAATATGTATGGGTAACTTTTCATTATCAAATCATTTAGAACCAAGCAATAGAGGTGGTTTAATGTTgcgatttttttttcaaagaggTTTTATTCCCCGGACTTCAGTGAGTGTGCCTTGACAAAGCAGTGCGTTAGTTTGTAAACATAGATTGATCTTGACATGATTGATTACTGTTGTTTTGG
This region includes:
- the LOC133720028 gene encoding uncharacterized protein LOC133720028 isoform X2, translated to MVCSETTTRSFASSSSEAGAAEAASSASSSVSAGGGGEADPMMVKEELEAAEALADLAHLAMRENSGAESAGNWGLKGKRAKKRVKSESPPTLSGSNPVPACPDLPQDQAVIGPAQCERVCTNVVGEPVKTELVMNKKIAKSEHDVELTTSTPICTTSYPSFSCTKSRRNLTEEEKEERRIRRILANRESARQTIRRRQALCEDLTKKAADLALENESLKRKKDLALKQYQSLEETNRLLKVQMAKARKAEAEETPDENMSAYVQIPSSSPTNPPLFLFNRPPFAPVFWPSIIQSSNSIQLQQVPQNPMATPSNISLPSNGTADSSHELGNPINVNGSRTPLYVFPCPWFFPHFDNGNGLQPQSSCLENKKEGAFFNNQCSASSSSRTAAQLDNNQSTFPVRLDTEASGSMEAGPRTDLNENPAQFPLDGGDQHTGFHPKENGSREIFLSPLLNHGGVASTIIKHENGLESDFSANTEKSLTACHPFSSLPEKNSEPIIYPSRKIADAIAAAEARKRRKKLTKLKNLHGRQCRMQC
- the LOC133720028 gene encoding uncharacterized protein LOC133720028 isoform X1, producing MVCSETTTRSFASSSSEAGAAEAASSASSSVSAGGGGEADPMMVKEELEAAEALADLAHLAMRENSGAESAGNWGLKGKRAKKRVKSESPPTLSGSNPVPACPDLPQQDQAVIGPAQCERVCTNVVGEPVKTELVMNKKIAKSEHDVELTTSTPICTTSYPSFSCTKSRRNLTEEEKEERRIRRILANRESARQTIRRRQALCEDLTKKAADLALENESLKRKKDLALKQYQSLEETNRLLKVQMAKARKAEAEETPDENMSAYVQIPSSSPTNPPLFLFNRPPFAPVFWPSIIQSSNSIQLQQVPQNPMATPSNISLPSNGTADSSHELGNPINVNGSRTPLYVFPCPWFFPHFDNGNGLQPQSSCLENKKEGAFFNNQCSASSSSRTAAQLDNNQSTFPVRLDTEASGSMEAGPRTDLNENPAQFPLDGGDQHTGFHPKENGSREIFLSPLLNHGGVASTIIKHENGLESDFSANTEKSLTACHPFSSLPEKNSEPIIYPSRKIADAIAAAEARKRRKKLTKLKNLHGRQCRMQC